The Lutibacter profundi genome includes a region encoding these proteins:
- the pgi gene encoding glucose-6-phosphate isomerase, with protein MSMKNINPTKTNAWKQLTTHYKEVKDIHLKTLFRDDSNRKNKFTINFNSFEFDFSKNRITEKTLNHLLNLANEVDLKNAINAYFSGEKINQTEKRAVLHTALRNQLDSEIIVDDKNIMLEIKEALNKMDSFSSSVISGQWKGYSGKTITDVVNIGIGGSDLGPDMVVESLKYYKNHLNIHFISNIDGDHVQEVLKNLNPETTLFIIVSKTFTTQETLTNATTIKKWFLQSANKKDVAKHFVAVSTNLTMASEFGIASENIFPMWSWVGGRFSLWSTVGLSISLAIGFKNFHNLLIGAFEMDEHFKNTPFEKNAPIIASLIGVWYTNFFNAETEVILPYTQYLTKFAPYLQQAIMESNGKSVDRNGENINYQTGNIIWGSTGTNAQHAFMQLLHQGTKLIPADFIGFKQSLYGDEEHHKKLMANFFAQTQALAEGKTKQEVHLDLKTQGNIDDINQLLPFKVFKGNKPSTSILIEKLTPKTLGSLIAFYEHKIFVQGIIWNIFSYDQFGVELGKELAQKIYEKN; from the coding sequence ATGTCCATGAAAAATATTAATCCAACAAAAACCAACGCTTGGAAACAACTAACTACTCACTATAAAGAAGTTAAAGATATCCATTTAAAAACATTATTCAGAGATGATAGTAACAGAAAAAATAAATTCACCATTAACTTTAATAGTTTTGAATTTGATTTTTCAAAAAATAGAATCACAGAAAAAACACTAAACCACCTATTAAACCTTGCAAATGAAGTTGATTTAAAAAATGCAATAAATGCTTATTTTTCAGGAGAAAAAATTAATCAAACCGAAAAGAGAGCTGTTTTACATACCGCATTAAGAAACCAATTAGATAGTGAAATTATTGTAGATGATAAAAATATAATGCTAGAAATAAAAGAGGCATTAAATAAAATGGATTCTTTCAGTAGTAGTGTTATTTCTGGCCAATGGAAAGGCTATTCAGGAAAAACAATTACCGATGTTGTAAATATTGGTATAGGTGGATCAGATTTAGGTCCAGATATGGTTGTAGAGTCTTTAAAATATTACAAAAATCATTTAAATATTCATTTTATTTCAAATATTGATGGTGACCATGTACAAGAAGTACTCAAAAATTTAAATCCTGAAACTACCTTATTTATAATTGTTTCAAAAACATTTACAACACAAGAAACTTTAACCAACGCAACTACAATAAAAAAATGGTTTTTACAATCAGCCAACAAAAAAGATGTGGCAAAACACTTTGTAGCTGTGTCTACAAACTTAACTATGGCTAGTGAATTTGGAATAGCTTCTGAAAATATTTTCCCAATGTGGAGTTGGGTTGGAGGTCGTTTTTCACTTTGGAGTACTGTTGGCCTTTCCATTAGTTTGGCGATAGGATTTAAAAATTTTCACAACCTTCTAATTGGCGCTTTTGAAATGGATGAACATTTTAAAAATACTCCTTTTGAAAAAAATGCTCCAATTATTGCTAGCTTAATTGGTGTTTGGTATACTAACTTTTTTAATGCTGAAACAGAAGTTATTTTACCTTACACACAATATTTAACAAAATTTGCTCCATATCTACAACAAGCCATTATGGAAAGTAATGGAAAAAGTGTTGATAGAAATGGCGAAAATATAAATTATCAAACTGGTAATATTATTTGGGGAAGTACAGGTACAAATGCTCAACATGCCTTTATGCAGTTATTACATCAAGGAACAAAATTAATTCCCGCAGATTTTATTGGATTCAAACAATCGCTCTACGGAGATGAAGAACACCACAAAAAATTAATGGCAAACTTTTTTGCCCAAACACAAGCCTTAGCTGAAGGTAAAACAAAACAAGAAGTTCATTTAGATTTAAAAACACAAGGCAATATTGATGATATTAATCAACTATTACCTTTTAAGGTATTTAAAGGAAATAAACCTAGTACAAGCATTTTAATAGAAAAACTAACTCCTAAAACTTTAGGGAGTTTAATCGCTTTTTATGAACACAAAATATTTGTTCAAGGCATTATTTGGAATATTTTTAGTTATGACCAGTTTGGGGTTGAATTAGGGAAAGAATTGGCTCAAAAAATATATGAAAAAAACTAA
- a CDS encoding peptidoglycan DD-metalloendopeptidase family protein → MKKIVSLLIALIFIACKDDKPEIKKTPPEPIEIYEYGFKLSNYKVINDTIKPGENFSEILDKHHIEYPKVLEIVSKVKDTFNVRKIKSGAPYTILAKKDSTEKAQVFIYKHSKVRYTVIDFKDSIITAYNAKKPIQTVIKTASGVITNNLSEAMDKQGLNLYLAYELSDIYAWTIDFFRLQKNDKFKLIYEQLYINDSIPVGIGEIKAAYFEHGGKPFYAFKFLADSTIGIPDYFDDKAANLRRQFLKAPLKFSRISSRYNLRRRIAFYGNRIRPHKGTDFAGPVGTPIMSTANGTVIESRYKGGNGNYVKVRHNGTYSTQYLHMSKRAVKVGDVVKQGEVIGYVGMTGNTAGPHVCYRFWKNGKQVDPLKQKLPAAKPMKKEIKAAYFKFIEPLKTKLDKINYPELTDDIVISKEELKN, encoded by the coding sequence TTGAAAAAAATAGTTTCACTTTTAATTGCTTTAATTTTTATAGCCTGTAAAGATGACAAACCTGAAATAAAAAAAACACCTCCAGAACCCATTGAAATTTATGAGTATGGTTTTAAATTAAGCAATTACAAGGTAATTAATGACACTATTAAACCTGGTGAAAATTTCAGTGAAATACTTGACAAACATCATATTGAATACCCAAAAGTACTTGAAATAGTAAGTAAAGTTAAAGATACTTTTAATGTTCGTAAAATTAAAAGTGGTGCCCCTTATACCATTTTAGCAAAAAAAGATTCAACTGAAAAAGCACAAGTTTTTATTTATAAACACTCCAAAGTACGCTATACCGTAATTGATTTTAAAGACTCTATAATTACAGCTTATAATGCTAAAAAACCTATACAGACAGTTATTAAAACCGCTTCAGGTGTAATTACAAATAACCTTTCTGAAGCAATGGATAAACAAGGCTTGAATCTATACCTCGCTTATGAATTATCAGACATATACGCCTGGACTATTGACTTTTTTAGATTGCAAAAAAATGACAAATTCAAATTAATTTATGAGCAGTTATACATCAATGATAGTATCCCTGTTGGCATTGGAGAAATAAAAGCTGCCTATTTTGAACATGGAGGCAAACCCTTTTATGCCTTTAAATTTTTGGCAGATTCAACCATAGGCATTCCCGATTATTTTGATGATAAAGCAGCAAATTTACGTCGCCAATTTTTAAAAGCACCTTTGAAATTTAGTAGAATTTCTTCTCGTTATAATTTACGTAGAAGAATTGCTTTTTATGGCAACAGAATTAGACCTCACAAAGGTACAGATTTTGCCGGCCCAGTTGGGACTCCAATAATGTCAACTGCAAATGGAACTGTAATAGAGTCTCGTTATAAAGGAGGTAATGGTAATTATGTAAAAGTTCGTCATAATGGAACCTACAGCACACAATATTTACATATGAGTAAAAGAGCCGTAAAGGTTGGTGATGTTGTAAAACAAGGTGAAGTTATAGGATATGTAGGAATGACTGGAAATACGGCAGGACCACATGTTTGTTACAGATTTTGGAAAAACGGGAAACAAGTTGACCCTCTGAAGCAAAAGTTGCCTGCTGCAAAACCCATGAAAAAGGAAATAAAAGCTGCTTATTTTAAATTTATAGAGCCTCTAAAAACTAAATTAGATAAAATAAATTACCCTGAACTAACTGATGATATAGTAATTTCAAAAGAAGAATTAAAGAACTAG
- a CDS encoding DUF3108 domain-containing protein, protein MKKLINLLILIISMYSFAQSSGNENTETKFAFQKGEWLKFRMSYSNFFNAGYSTIEVRETTNNSKEAFHIIGKGKSTGFISLFFKVNDNYESFIYKESLKPYRFIRKINEGGHTKDKEILFDYDTNHAIVKNHKHKTEKKYPISSNIQDMLSSLYFLRNQKINNLSIGEEIELKMFLDQEITNFKLRFLGKEIIKTKYGNVRALKFRPIVQAGRVFKEQESVTVWISDDKNKIPLRIKASLAVGSLRADLDEFKGLVHPFNIIFNN, encoded by the coding sequence ATGAAAAAATTAATTAACCTGTTAATATTAATAATTTCAATGTATTCATTCGCACAGTCATCTGGGAATGAAAATACTGAAACAAAATTTGCTTTTCAAAAAGGAGAATGGCTTAAATTTAGAATGAGCTATAGTAATTTTTTTAATGCGGGTTATTCAACAATTGAAGTTAGGGAAACTACAAATAATTCAAAAGAAGCTTTTCACATTATAGGAAAAGGAAAATCTACTGGGTTTATTAGCCTGTTTTTTAAAGTAAATGATAATTATGAATCCTTTATATACAAAGAATCTTTAAAACCCTACCGGTTTATTAGAAAAATTAACGAAGGGGGACATACTAAAGACAAGGAGATTTTATTTGATTATGATACAAATCATGCTATTGTTAAAAACCACAAACACAAAACCGAAAAAAAATATCCAATAAGTAGTAACATTCAGGATATGTTATCCTCTTTATATTTTTTAAGAAATCAAAAAATTAATAATTTATCAATTGGCGAAGAAATTGAATTAAAAATGTTTTTAGATCAAGAAATTACCAACTTCAAACTTCGGTTTTTAGGTAAAGAAATTATAAAAACAAAATATGGTAACGTTAGAGCCTTGAAATTTAGACCAATTGTACAGGCAGGCCGAGTTTTTAAAGAACAAGAAAGTGTTACCGTATGGATAAGTGATGATAAAAATAAAATTCCTCTCCGTATTAAAGCTTCTCTAGCTGTTGGATCACTTAGAGCCGATTTAGATGAGTTTAAAGGTTTAGTCCACCCTTTTAATATTATTTTTAACAATTAA
- the hppD gene encoding 4-hydroxyphenylpyruvate dioxygenase — protein MQKLKNIQNFDYGLEKIFPEADDFLPLLGTDYVELYVGNAKQAAVYYKTAFGFQSLAYAGLETGLTDRTSYVLVQDKIRLVLTTPMPNSKNNEIFEHIEKHGDGVKVVALWVEDATKAWEETTKRGAKSFLKPTKESDENGEVIRSGIHTYGDTVHIFVERKNYNGLFLPKFEKWESIYNPTDVGLKYIDHMVGNVGWNEMNVWSEFYRKTMGFANLITFDDKDISTQFTALMSKVMTNGNGRVKFPINEPAEGLKKSQIEEYLEFNNGPGVQHIAVATNNILETVKAMTKRGVEFLYVPGSYYDTVLDRVGEIDENLAELKDLGILVDRDDEGYLLQIFTKPVSDRPTLFFEIIQRKGAQSFGKGNFKALFESIEAEQERRGTL, from the coding sequence ATGCAAAAACTAAAAAACATACAAAACTTTGATTATGGCTTAGAAAAAATATTTCCTGAAGCCGACGATTTTTTACCTTTATTAGGAACTGACTACGTAGAATTATACGTAGGAAACGCCAAACAAGCAGCAGTATATTATAAAACTGCATTCGGATTTCAATCTTTAGCTTATGCCGGCTTAGAAACTGGTTTAACCGATAGAACAAGTTACGTACTCGTACAAGATAAAATTAGGCTAGTACTAACTACTCCAATGCCAAACTCAAAAAATAATGAAATTTTTGAACATATAGAAAAACATGGAGACGGAGTTAAAGTTGTGGCTTTATGGGTTGAAGACGCAACCAAAGCTTGGGAAGAAACTACAAAAAGAGGGGCGAAATCATTTTTAAAACCAACCAAAGAAAGTGATGAAAACGGAGAAGTTATTCGCTCTGGAATTCATACTTACGGAGATACCGTTCATATTTTTGTAGAACGTAAAAATTATAACGGATTGTTTTTACCAAAATTTGAAAAGTGGGAATCTATATACAACCCAACTGATGTTGGGTTAAAATATATTGATCATATGGTAGGAAACGTTGGATGGAATGAAATGAACGTTTGGTCTGAGTTCTACCGTAAAACCATGGGCTTTGCTAACTTAATTACTTTTGATGATAAAGATATTTCAACCCAATTTACAGCTTTAATGAGTAAAGTAATGACCAATGGCAATGGTAGAGTTAAATTTCCAATAAATGAACCTGCTGAAGGACTTAAAAAATCACAAATTGAAGAATATTTAGAATTTAATAACGGACCAGGTGTTCAGCACATTGCCGTTGCAACTAATAACATTTTAGAAACTGTAAAAGCTATGACAAAGCGAGGTGTTGAATTTTTATATGTTCCCGGCTCATATTATGATACTGTTTTAGATAGAGTTGGCGAAATTGATGAAAATTTAGCCGAATTAAAAGATTTAGGTATTTTAGTTGATAGAGATGATGAAGGCTATTTATTACAAATATTTACCAAGCCCGTTTCAGATAGACCCACGCTCTTTTTTGAAATAATTCAACGAAAAGGTGCACAATCTTTTGGGAAAGGTAATTTTAAAGCGCTTTTTGAATCAATTGAAGCAGAACAAGAAAGACGAGGAACATTATAA